One region of Cryptosporidium parvum Iowa II chromosome 4, whole genome shotgun sequence genomic DNA includes:
- a CDS encoding ZnKn (C2HC)+Athook+bromo domain protein, Taf250, transcription initiation factor IID, translating to MKTNSFHSEEGFFGFLGQMNKSFVGELCLEELTESEESEIEDTEVIKNEDVLKLRELETLRSIPVSIKLPSDINNDGSEDELLCKKENKARTEVAPGSNIKVNRGRGGSSNLNGISLETIDTDVENDSIKVEISEKLLEPMSRIRSGNTQEGGIFWGEKDEKDENYEDMGSIDSGYSIFGITRPFTSNLLKVTMEDGDSDNDSEDELEYFQMSDSEKLMFKVRSKIKGDHFLDEISNKISIFPSDENSAQGESTEFFIHIDTKDPGFSKNLGGISKELKEKLGLDNSSKSNLGVDLLGITDSITRNQEVNTIGLGGKEQDHSKGEAQQSSSGGGSGNNCNTGGSSSSKPLSKAQQERQRRQKMKKIDKQKRLELAILGMNPLDYEGGIRNPDKVLDENQDLVDMKDGEDGKVGESSVGGSSSYNSGIAALASSILMSNMPQKDRIFGLKLREMSLDDSCLFSIRQFLHLVPRLFDGKSYDEIDNLFEEIRTSIASSGSKNEKQRSKQTFKSRNEWQNLLIKWLTYVVKFSERNGISMYESWAESNRQYHESRVLLNSLGSGYGEDGGANGGDQIGGGNSLPPISSLHTPLAWSFYLVSGNMLPIDGVRFHKSDFRMGIFESFSSKTNLIYTYSSNWFASLVNSKSVRSESGFEPFGPWLVTPLFLGAKGGGGSQGHSSTPQLLHRYFQRQREFKDIPSSINSSICFVSPDDLSLIHQTPVALFEYLEQYPLLLNNLGMAARIHRYVRCEDDSNRKQIEDLLSECGPLGFVQKVQEDAKTSGSSTSSQSGTFPKFFGVNYPLEENESMAVLETGLFKAPIYHHPRRQRNLQVGENTNMEDGGEASFIKDDEDEEERDRSGKGKFSAYFLLIRKQIQQGSSKCGLYLRPLSGDCLTCLYSVGQEEPLVEVPCVDSKSFSNLRRDQLKALVLRYAKENGKDTFNEVRKLSQKMFRNTFDQNTLQKILMSCKETKESSGSDSISGIGVGGSSGAGGPSLSSNGSHSSLLGGIGGGVVVGTGIGGSSSQSSIQVGGGGGSGGGGVLIKQLNESELRQIINPESLCALDSSVSGDMRLKQIGVRSLRHFSKIPIVVSELDQMEEIAKQYAEQARKKTNSLIEKAKETETWSKDSSMGKSCKYSSLLSLINEVSTGLINSNGRRLTPVARYIEESLLLSPWNITQEYGQVMRHQNGQFSIAGIGDPSGGRGEGVNFIRRGLIDSAIESRSQKALAGKSEDLRKLSMDQLRQRLLQCGFDDVAIIPLPRWDRVALVRHFDTSGGNSNGKSGSGSSSNSMLQNKALSSEEYQRAIVNVLVNQKNALSPDDPIMTDDEEEEEERRGDGRDDELRVEDEGEVEMELDILSENTPNKSETEGSRGELKPSQDVDMLESMLIDSSNSRSDLVVSQDSSPNRDLDDSGSDLDEDLDLEESFISSLVKSNDNNNESNERISGKYEGDNGNYDNSNLTSGDYSNSKVKHMKQSKLYDQLYGNSNDDTGRDEEDEKDLEEFRRMISKSTPQDGIDQELDGSGMDWRNQNSQEDSSSSSQEYVPRIAWIRVRRNMNTWQYEDEKVVYIYGEENIRYFLYWRRMRMQLKREERRQLNPTGVPGVLGRASRTCRRCGQVGHIASNPMCPYYEGNKSSSGTSRYQNAISQSRKKNMLLPKGLEIGGGIASCKLSASEEESTIANLLGMGYSQTNNCDIKQLVTLDNVVQSVRVGKRGRPPSNPTSNSRGDTGLSSSSIGNTQLSSSSLGNFEDSTETQTNTQAGVGTGSSVQFSRLSARQRRKMMDNDDKSSVVSFTSTALNGGSQTCNFNNALNPSNGGAGLHISNNLDGSHNVINAGPNITSYTEALDEFCIELQRIINSTKTLHHYSHVFWNRVSERIAPNYYNLVKRPMWLQLMINKCKKREYKSRKDFQDDLDLIVENCKIYNGVNHPLVSVATLIHSNVVKKIDEIQGIEKIEAYLSLKP from the coding sequence ATGAAAACGAATAGTTTTCATAGTGAGGAGGGtttttttggatttttGGGACAGATGAATAAGAGTTTTGTGGGAGAGTTATGCTTGGAAGAATTAACAGAATCTGAAGAatcagaaattgaagaCACTGAAGTAATCAAAAATGAGGATGTATTGAAACTAAGAGAATTAGAGACATTAAGAAGCATTCCTGTTTCAATTAAGCTTCCAagtgatattaataatgatggCTCGGAGGATGAATTGCTCTGTAAGAAGGAGAATAAAGCAAGGACAGAAGTAGCTCCAGGTTCCAATATTAAGGTAAATAGAGGTAGAGGAGGAAGTTCGAATTTGAATGGAATTAGTTTGGAAACAATTGATACTGATGTGGAAAATGACTCAATTAAAGTAGAAATTTCTGAAAAGTTGTTAGAGCCAATGAGTAGAATTAGATCTGGTAATACTCAAGAAGGAGGTATATTTTGGGGggaaaaagatgaaaagGATGAAAATTATGAAGATATGGGTTCAATTGATTCTGGATATTCGATTTTCGGGATTACTAGGCCCTTTACTAGTAATCTTTTAAAGGTAACTATGGAGGATGGAGATAGCGACAACGACTCTGAGGACGAATTGGAATACTTTCAAATGTCAGACAGTGAGAAGTTAATGTTTAAGGTTAGATCTAAAATCAAGGGCGATCATTTTTTGGATGAGATATCCAACAagatttcaatatttcctTCGGATGAAAATAGTGCTCAAGGCGAATCTACTGAATTCTTTATACACATTGATACAAAGGATCCTggtttttcaaaaaatttagGAGGAATATCTAAGGAGCTTAAGGAAAAGCTGGGATTAGATAATTCATCAAAGAGTAATCTTGGAGTGGATTTGTTAGGAATTACGGACTCAATCACAAGAAATCAAGAAGTTAACACTATTGGATTAGGCGGAAAGGAACAAGATCATAGTAAGGGAGAAGCTCAGCAGTCCTCCTCAGGAGGAGGTAGTGGCAATAATTGTAATACTGGTGGTAGCAGTAGCAGCAAACCTTTGAGCAAGGCACAACAAGAACGTCAAAGACGacagaaaatgaagaaaatagatAAGCAAAAGCGTTTAGAGCTTGCAATTTTGGGAATGAATCCTTTAGATTACGAAGGTGGTATTAGAAATCCCGACAAAGTACTTGATGAAAATCAGGATTTGGTTGATATGAAGGATGGAGAGGATGGAAAAGTAGGAGAAAGCTCGGTTGGAGGTTCTTCATCTTATAATAGTGGAATAGCTGCCTTGGCTTCGTCCATATTAATGTCCAATATGCCTCAGAAGGATCGTATTTTTGGTTTAAAGCTTCGGGAAATGTCTTTGGATGATTCGTGTCTGTTTTCCATTCGTCAGTTTCTTCACTTGGTTCCGAGACTGTTTGATGGAAAATCATATGATGAGATTGATAATCTTTTTGAGGAGATACGGACTTCTATCGCTTCTTCTGGATCAAAGAATGAGAAACAAAGATCAAAACAAACATTTAAAAGTAGGAATGAATGGCAAAATCTATTGATAAAGTGGCTTACTTATGTTGTTAAGTTCTCAGAAAGAAATGGAATTTCAATGTATGAATCTTGGGCAGAGAGTAATCGTCAATATCATGAAAGCAGAGTCTTACTAAATAGTTTGGGAAGTGGTTATGGTGAAGACGGGGGAGCTAATGGAGGAGATCAAATTGGAGGTGGAAATTCCTTACCTCCAATATCCTCTCTCCACACTCCCTTGGCATGGTCTTTTTATTTAGTTAGTGGAAATATGCTTCCAATCGATGGAGTTAGATTCCACAAATCAGATTTCAGAATGGgaatttttgaatcattttcatcaaaaacCAACCTAATTTATACATATTCGTCCAATTGGTTCGCCTCTCTAGTGAATTCTAAGAGTGTGAGATCTGAGTCAGGGTTTGAACCTTTTGGTCCTTGGTTGGTTACCCCTTTATTTCTTGGAGCTAAAGGGGGAGGAGGATCACAAGGACATTCTTCGACTCCTCAGCTTCTTCACAGATATTTCCAAAGACAAAGAGAGTTCAAGGACATTCCTTCCAGCATCAATTCATCTATTTGTTTTGTTTCACCAGATgatttatctttaattcACCAGACTCCTGTTGcactttttgaatatttggaGCAGTATCCACTTTTGCTAAATAATTTAGGAATGGCTGCTAGAATTCATAGATATGTAAGATGCGAGGATGATTCAAATCGAAAACAGATTGAAGATTTACTTTCAGAGTGTGGTCCTTTGGGATTTGTTCAAAAGGTTCAGGAAGATGCTAAAACCAGCGGATCCTCAACTTCATCTCAATCTGGGACTTTCCCAAAGTTCTTTGGAGTGAACTATCCacttgaagaaaatgagtCAATGGCAGTTTTAGAAACTGGTCTATTTAAAGCTCCAATATACCATCATCCCAGAAGGCAAAGAAATCTCCAGGTTGGAGAAAATACTAATATGGAGGATGGAGGAGAGGCTTCCTTTATCAAAGATGATGAGGATGAGGAGGAGCGAGACAGAAGTGGGAAGGGGAAGTTTTCTGCATACTTTTTGTTGATAAGAAAGCAGATTCAACAAGGATCTTCAAAATGTGGGCTTTATTTAAGGCCTTTGTCTGGAGATTGTTTAACTTGTTTATATTCCGTTGGACAGGAAGAACCTCTGGTTGAAGTACCTTGTGTGGATAGTAAAAGCTTTTCCAATCTAAGAAGGGATCAGTTGAAAGCTCTGGTGTTAAGGTATGCGAAGGAAAATGGGAAAGATACATTTAATGAGGTGAGAAAATTGAGTCAAAAAATGTTTAGAAATACTTTTGACCAAAATACTCTACAGAAGATTTTAATGTCTTGCAAGGAAACCAAGGAAAGTAGTGGAAGTGATTCCATTTCTGGAATAGGAGTTGGAGGATCCTCTGGAGCAGGAGGGCCTTCTTTGAGTTCTAACGGTAGCCATTCGAGTTTGCTTGGAGGAATTGGGGGAGGAGTTGTAGTAGGAACTGGGATTGGAGGCAGTAGCAGCCAATCAAGCATTCAGGTAGGAGGTGGAGGAGGATCAGGAGGTGGAGGAGTTCTGATCAAACAACTTAATGAATCGGAGCTGAgacaaataattaatccAGAATCTCTCTGTGCCTTAGATAGCTCTGTTTCAGGGGATATGAGACTTAAACAAATTGGAGTAAGGTCTTTAAGACACTTCTCGAAGATTCCTATTGTAGTAAGCGAGCTGGATCAGATGGAGGAGATTGCAAAACAGTATGCAGAACAAGCTAGAAAGAAGACTAACAGTCTGATAGAGAAAGCTAAAGAGACGGAAACCTGGAGTAAAGACTCTTCTATGGGTAAATCTTGTAAGTACTCATCCCTACTGAGCTTAATCAATGAGGTAAGTACTGGATTAATAAACTCAAATGGAAGAAGGCTTACTCCTGTTGCTCGGTATATTGAAGAGTCACTTTTACTTTCTCCTTGGAACATTACACAAGAATATGGACAAGTAATGAGACATCAGAATGGCCAATTTAGTATTGCAGGTATCGGAGATCCAAGTGGAGGAAGAGGAGAAGGTGTAAACTTTATAAGGAGAGGACTCATAGATTCTGCAATAGAGTCTAGAAGTCAGAAAGCCTTGGCGGGGAAGAGTGAGGACCTTAGAAAGCTTTCAATGGATCAACTTAGACAAAGGCTTCTTCAATGTGGATTTGATGATGTAGCAATTATTCCTCTCCCTAGATGGGATAGAGTAGCATTGGTTAGACATTTTGATACCAGCGGAGGAAATTCCAATGGGAAATCTGGAAGTGGGTCATCCTCAAACAGTATGCTTCAAAACAAAGCTTTATCTTCTGAGGAGTATCAAAGAGCTATAGTCAATGTATTAGTTAATCAAAAGAATGCTTTAAGTCCAGATGATCCAATAATGACCGATGATgaggaggaggaagaggagAGAAGAGGAGATGGCAGAGACGACGAATTAAGAGTAGAGGATGAAGGAGAAGTTGAAATGGAACTGGATATTTTATCTGAAAACACACCCAATAAGAGCGAGACTGAAGGTTCTAGAGGAGAGTTAAAACCTTCACAGGATGTTGATATGCTTGAATCAATGTTGATTGACAGCTCCAATTCAAGATCGGATCTAGTAGTTTCACAAGACTCAAGTCCGAACCGAGATTTAGATGACTCAGGATCTGATCTGGATGAAGATCTTGATCTTGAAGAATCCTTTATTTCCTCACTAGTTAAGTCTAATGACAATAACAACGAAAGTAACGAAAGAATTTCTGGGAAATATGAAGGAGACAATGGTAACTAtgataatagtaatttaaCAAGTGGAGATTATTCTAATAGTAAAGTTAAACATATGAAACAAAGCAAACTTTATGATCAGTTATACGGGAATTCAAACGATGATACTGGTAGAGATGAAGAGGATGAAAAAGACTTGGAAGAGTTTAGAAGAATGATTTCTAAGAGTACTCCTCAGGATGGTATAGATCAAGAACTTGATGGAAGTGGAATGGATTGGAGGAATCAAAACTCACAAGAGGATTCTTCCTCTTCAAGTCAGGAATATGTTCCTAGAATAGCTTGGATACGTGTTAGACGTAATATGAATACTTGGCAAtatgaagatgaaaaagTTGTTTATATATATGGGGAAGAGAATATTAGATACTTCCTTTACTGGAGAAGGATGAGAATGCAACTTAAAAGAGAGGAAAGACGTCAACTGAATCCCACAGGAGTTCCAGGAGTTTTGGGAAGAGCTAGCAGAACTTGTAGAAGATGTGGACAAGTTGGACACATTGCTTCAAATCCAATGTGTCCTTATTATGAGGGTAACAAGAGTAGTTCAGGAACAAGTAGGTATCAAAATGCAATTTCTCAGTCtagaaagaagaatatgTTATTGCCAAAAGGCCTTGAGATTGGAGGAGGTATAGCTTCATGTAAATTGTCAGCTTCTGAAGAAGAAAGCACAATTGCAAATCTTTTGGGGATGGGGTACTctcaaacaaataattgtGATATTAAACAGTTAGTAACTTTGGACAACGTGGTTCAGTCTGTAAGAGTTGGAAAACGAGGAAGGCCACCTTCAAATCCTACATCTAACTCAAGGGGAGATACAGGATTGAGTAGTTCATCAATTGGGAATACCCAACTGAGTTCATCAAGTTTAGGAAACTTTGAAGATTCTACTGAGACTCAAACAAATACACAAGCTGGTGTAGGAACGGGATCTTCAGTTCAATTCTCAAGGCTTTCTGCAAGACAAAGAAGAAAGATGATggataatgatgataagAGCTCAGTTGTAAGCTTTACCAGTACTGCTTTAAATGGTGGCTCCCAGACATGTAACTTTAATAATGCTCTAAATCCTTCAAACGGAGGAGCTGGCTTacatatttcaaataactTGGATGGATCCCATAACGTAATTAATGCAGGACCTAATATTACCTCCTACACTGAAGCTTTAGATGAATTTTGTATTGAACttcaaagaattattaatagtacAAAAACTCTTCATCACTATTCACATGTATTTTGGAATAGGGTTAGTGAAAGAATTGCaccaaattattataatttagtTAAAAGGCCAATGTGGCttcaattaatgataaataaATGCAAAAAAAGGGAATACAAATCTAGAAAAGATTTCCAAGATGACTTGGACTTAATAGTTGAGAACTGCAAGATTTATAATGGGGTAAATCATCCTCTTGTATCTGTTGCAACCTTAATACATTCAAATGTTGTAAAAAAGATTGATGAGATTCAAGGAATTGAAAAGATTGAAGCTTATTTATCACTAAAACCCTAG
- a CDS encoding Nip7 like PUA domain containing protein involved in ribosomal biogenesis (transcripts identified by EST) yields the protein KVKMRPLTEEETKILFEKLSNYLGNNLLSLLEREDESYVFRLHKGNVFYMSETLAKAASIVPKKSLLSMGTCLGKFSKNNKFRLGITSLQYIARLTPNKVWVKPGGEQSYIYGNHVIKRHISRMTDGLSNNVGVVVYSMDELPLGFGVLAKSSADMKNADPETIAVYHQTDVGEYLREEADLL from the coding sequence aaggTGAAAATGAGACCATTAACAGAAGAAGAAACAAAGATATTGTTTGAAAAGCTAAGTAATTATTTGGGCAATAACTTGTTGTCATTATTAGAGAGGGAAGATGAAAGTTATGTTTTTAGATTACATAAGGGAAATGTATTCTATATGAGTGAAACTTTAGCAAAAGCAGCAAGTATTGttccaaaaaaaagtttattaaGTATGGGAACATGCTTAGGCAAATTTTctaagaataataaattcagaTTAGGAATAACTTCTTTACAGTATATAGCAAGACTGACTCCAAATAAGGTATGGGTAAAACCAGGAGGTGAACAGAGCTATATTTATGGAAATCATGTAATCAAAAGGCATATTAGTAGAATGACTGATGGTCTAAGTAATAACGTTGGAGTTGTAGTATATTCAATGGATGAGCTACCATTGGGATTTGGTGTCTTAGCAAAGAGTTCTGCTGACATGAAGAATGCTGATCCAGAAACTATTGCGGTTTATCATCAAACTGATGTGGGTGAATACTTGAGAGAAGAAGCTGATTTATTGTAA